AGGGATCTGCCGGTCATCCTGGTGACATCCCTGGAAAGCCGGGAGGATCGGGAGCGGGGCATGATGGCAGGCGCAGACGCCTATATCGTCAAACGAGGGTTTGATCAGGCGGAGCTGCTGAAGACCATTCAGCAACTTATCATGGTCTAGGACGGGAACGTGCCGATAAAAGTGCTGCTGGTGGATGATAGCCCGACCGCTCGGCTGGTGTTAGCGAACATCATTTCGAGCGCACCTGATATGCAGTTGGTGGGAGAAGCGACTAACGGCGCACGAGCAATCAGGATGGTCGAGGAGCTGCGTCCCGACGTAGTGCTGATGGATCTGATTATGCCCCAGATGGACGGTCTGGAGGCCACGCGCGAGATCATGCATCTCTGGCCGACGCCGATCGTGATGATCAGCTCCGGGCTGGACAAGAACGAAACTACCATTGCGTTTGAGGCGGTCAACGCCGGGGCTGTGTCAGTACTGCAAAAGCCCGGCCCGCCTGGAAACGCGGCCTACACCGCTTCGGTCAAGGAAGTGCTGGCGACCCTGCGTATTATGTCCAGTGTGCGCGTGATCCGGCACCTGAAACCGAACGGAGCAAGCGCCAGGCTTCCCGGTGTCCTGGAGCCGGTGAACGTGGTAAATCCGGGAACCTGTCCTGAAATCGTCGCCATTGTATCGTCAACGGGTGGCCCTCAGACGCTGGCGACTATCATCACCGCCCTGCCGCCCACGTTCAGCTTGCCGGTGGTGATCGTGCAGCACATCACCACCGACTTCGTGTTGCCGCTGGTCGAGTGGTTGGGAACTGTGTCGAAGCTGCCGGTGCGGATTGCACAGGCAGGCGAATGCCTGGTGCCGGGCACGGTCTATTTTGCGCCGGGCGGCAAGCATTTGCAGTTC
This sequence is a window from Aggregatilinea lenta. Protein-coding genes within it:
- the cheB gene encoding chemotaxis-specific protein-glutamate methyltransferase CheB; the encoded protein is MPIKVLLVDDSPTARLVLANIISSAPDMQLVGEATNGARAIRMVEELRPDVVLMDLIMPQMDGLEATREIMHLWPTPIVMISSGLDKNETTIAFEAVNAGAVSVLQKPGPPGNAAYTASVKEVLATLRIMSSVRVIRHLKPNGASARLPGVLEPVNVVNPGTCPEIVAIVSSTGGPQTLATIITALPPTFSLPVVIVQHITTDFVLPLVEWLGTVSKLPVRIAQAGECLVPGTVYFAPGGKHLQFASDHRVELADTPANVPHIPSGDVLLASVARRYSARAVGVVLTGMGSDGAKGLRAMYDAGAITIAQNEESCVVFGMPKEAIALGAARHTLPPGEIAKLLQQYTT